Proteins encoded within one genomic window of Haloferax volcanii DS2:
- a CDS encoding YqaA family protein, which yields MPLSVNSRVFEFVSSDLTTGLLEYGHTAVDGATGWPGLGIIFVYSFLIAFVLPGPSEVVLAAPLDLGVPLWGHLGLIMGVSATGKAVGSLVAFHLGQEAKQAGPIVRWLRRSRFDVIEWSERRTVSLARRYGYSGLALALCVPFFPDTLSIYAFAILEEDYLKFALATFVGSLGRLVVTLSLFGGVISVL from the coding sequence ATGCCTCTATCTGTCAATTCCCGTGTCTTTGAGTTTGTGTCTAGTGATCTCACAACCGGACTTCTCGAGTACGGGCATACCGCAGTTGATGGCGCGACTGGCTGGCCCGGTCTAGGAATCATCTTTGTTTACTCGTTTTTGATCGCGTTCGTGCTTCCCGGCCCGAGTGAGGTTGTGCTTGCTGCTCCGCTCGATCTCGGGGTTCCGCTCTGGGGGCATCTTGGCCTTATTATGGGCGTCAGTGCAACGGGGAAAGCCGTTGGGAGTCTGGTGGCCTTCCATCTCGGCCAGGAGGCAAAACAGGCTGGTCCGATCGTTCGGTGGTTACGTCGGTCTCGGTTCGATGTCATCGAATGGTCCGAACGACGGACTGTTTCGCTCGCTCGACGATATGGATATAGTGGCTTGGCTCTCGCACTGTGTGTCCCGTTCTTTCCGGATACACTCTCAATTTATGCGTTCGCCATTCTCGAAGAAGACTATCTGAAGTTCGCACTCGCCACATTTGTGGGGAGCCTGGGACGACTCGTCGTGACGCTCTCCCTCTTTGGGGGTGTCATTTCTGTGCTGTGA